DNA sequence from the Geobacter sp. AOG2 genome:
CGAACTGGCCCCCCACAGGGTGGGCGCCGTAACGGCCTCGCTCGTTGAACTCCTGGCCGCAATCCCGAGCGTCATCTACGGCCTGTGGGGCATCCTGGTCATGACCCCCTGGCTGCAAAGCACCGTGGAGCCCTTTCTGATCAAGCGCCTGGGATTCCTTCCCTTTTTCAAGGGAGCGCCCTACGGGGTCAGCATGCTGGCCGCCGTCTTCATCCTGATGATCATGATCGTCCCGATCATCACCTCGATCACCAAGGAAGTGCTCATGGCGGTGCCGTCCAGCCAGAAGGAGGCCGCCATCGCCCTGGGGGCGACCCGCTGGGAGATGATCCGCATGTCCGTGCTTCCCTACGGTCGTTCCGGCATCCTGGGTGCGGTGATCCTCGGCCTCGGCCGGGCCATCGGCGAGACCATGGCGGTCACCATGGTGATCGGCAATACGCCCCAGATCTCGCTCTCGCTGCTCTCGCCGGCATACACCATGCCCAGCGTCATCGCCAACGAGTTTGCCGAAGCCACCACCAAACTGCATTCCGCGGCGCTGATGGAGATCGGCCTGATCCTGCTGGTC
Encoded proteins:
- the pstC gene encoding phosphate ABC transporter permease subunit PstC, which gives rise to MNTTTTKKYGDRIYRAITLIFALSILVILLIMTAEMVSESLPSLRKFGWGFVTGSDWDAVQGSFASLPYLYGSVVSSILAILLATPLSVGTALFITELAPHRVGAVTASLVELLAAIPSVIYGLWGILVMTPWLQSTVEPFLIKRLGFLPFFKGAPYGVSMLAAVFILMIMIVPIITSITKEVLMAVPSSQKEAAIALGATRWEMIRMSVLPYGRSGILGAVILGLGRAIGETMAVTMVIGNTPQISLSLLSPAYTMPSVIANEFAEATTKLHSAALMEIGLILLVVTLFINFLARMLLWSVTRKWKGDVA